The genomic window AAACGCGCCAGGTTTTCGGTGATCCGGCGGGTTCGTACGGCGTCAATTTCGAGCGCCAACACGTGGGCCTGCGACAACTCCAGCAAGTGCGCGGTTTTGCCTCCAGGCGCCGCACAGGCGTCCAGGATGCGCATATGGGCCTGTTCGGGCAAACCATCCAACAACAACGGCACCGCCATTTGCGCCGCCGTGTCCTGCACCGAGACCCATCCCTGTTCGAACCCGGGCAGGCGTTGCACGCCGACAGGCTGGTCCAACACGATGGTTGCGCCACTGTTGGCCCTGACGGCGATGCCAGCGCTCTGCAACGCGGCCAAATAGTCGTTTGGCGTGGCTTTTCGGGGGTTGACCCGCAGCGTCATGGGAGCATGGCAATTTGCGGCAGCCAGCACCTCGCGCCAGCGTGAAGACTGCTCCTTCTGCAAACGCTTGATCCACCAGCCGGGGTGGTTCCAAACGGCGACGGGATCGGCATCGGTTTGCGCGACCAAGGCATCCCGTTCGCGCAGGAACCGGCGCAGGCAGGCGTTCAGGAAGTTGGCTTGCGCGTGGGTACCCGCGCCACGTTTGGCAGCCTCTACGGTCTGATTGACCAGGGTGAACATGTCGTAAGGCGCCTGGGCATCACTCCACGCCAGTGCCAAAGCGACACAAAGGAGGGCATCGGCTTGCGGGGGCGGCAGCTTGGCAGCCAGCAGTTTGCGCAGCGCCTGTGCCCGACCCATGTTGCGCCATACGTGGAACGCCAGCGACTGAACGCCGGGCCGTAGTTCGGCAGGCACGGTCTCCAGGGCTGCGGTACCCGAAACACCCTCCCGCACTGCTTGTATGACTGTGGCTGTGGCACTGAGCTGGCGCCACAGGGGAATTTGTTCGTCCTTGGGATTCATCGTGTCCTTAGAGCTTGCTACCGGGTTTGAAGCCCATGGCGCCGGCAACGAGGCGTGCCGGAAACTGCGCCAAGGCTTCGTTGTATTGGGTCAGTATCTGGTTAAAACCCCCACGCGCGGTTTCCACACGCTGGGTCACGGCATCCCATTGGGTGCGCATGGTGGCGGGCACCACTGGCCCCGCCAGATCGGGGGGTGCTTCGTTCAGGCGGTGCCAGGCGGTCTGTACGGCGTCGAAAGACTGGCCCAGGCGTGCAGGTGCGTCATTGCGCAAGGCGTTTGTGCCGGTTTCCTTCAGGGCGTCTTCAAAAGCCTGCAGCGCAGCGAGCAAAACCGCCCAGTCATCGGGCGTCTTGTCGCCCGTGGGGGCGTGCAGATGCACGGCCGCCCCGTGCGCCAGGTCATTGCGCACCAGATCGGCAACCACACGCATGTGTTTTTCGACCGAACCCAGGGCACTCAGGCCACGTGCCCGGATACGCATCAGCCGGTTGTACAGCCCCACGCCCCAAAACACCAACAAGGCCAGCACTATCCACACTATCAGCGAACCACTCATGGCACTCCTACATAAAAAAAGCCTCAAGCCCCCGTAAAGTGGACTTGAGGCGCTACGTTTAATGTAGCAGTGCGAACTTACTCGCCAGCAGCACCTTCGCTGCCCAGGGGTTCGGAGACCGCTTCAGCATCACCCGCCAGTTCAGCGGCTTCGGCTTCGGCAATGGCACGGCGCTCGGCGTCGTCCATGTTTTCGCGGACCTTGCGTGCCTCGTGGTACGCCAAGCCGGTACCGGCTGGAATCAGACGGCCCACAATCACGTTTTCCTTCAGACCACGCAGCTCGTCGCGCTTGCCCATGATGGCGGCTTCGGTCAGTACGCGGGTGGTTTCCTGGAAGGAAGCCGCGCTGATGAAGCTGTCGGTGGACAAGGACGCCTTGGTGATACCCAGCAGCAGGTTGGTGAAGGTGACCGGAATCTTTCCTTCAGCCCGCAGTGCATCATTGGTGTTGAGCATCTCGGAACGCTCGACCTGTTCCCCGTTGATGTAGCTGGAGTCGCCCGCGTTCTCGACCACCACACGGCGCAGCATCTGGCGAACAATCACTTCGATGTGTTTGTCGTTGATCTTCACGCCCTGCAAGCGGTACACGTCCTGCACTTCGTCGACGATGTAACGTGCCAGCTCTTCAGAGCCCAACAAACGCAGGATGTCCTGTGGGTCGGCTGGGCCGTCCACCACGGACTCGCCCTTGTTGACCACCTGGCCTTCGTGCACCAGCATGTTCTTTTCCTTGGGCACCAGGTCTTCCCAGACCTTGCCATCAGGATCGGTAATCTGCAGGCGAATCTTGCCCTTGGTCTCCTTACCGAAGGACACGGTACCCGTGATCTCGGCCAACGTACCCTTGTCCTTGGGTGTACGCGCTTCGAACAGCTCGGCAACCCGTGGCAGACCACCGGTAATGTCGCGGGTCTTCTGGCCTTCGACCGGAATACGCGCCAACACTTCGCCGGGGCCCACGTCCTGGCCATCGCGCACCTGGATCAGCGAGCCGATCTGGAAGCCAATGGTCACCGAGTGGTCGGTGCCGGGAATCTTCACTTCGTTGCCGGTCGCGTCGATCAGCTTGACCTGAGGGCGCACGACCTTGGTTGCGCCACGGCGCTTGGGATCGATAACCACCATGGTGGACAAACCGGTCACTTCGTCGACCTGTTTGGCAACGGTCAGACCTTCTTCCACATTCTCGAAATGCGCCTTGCCGGCGAATTCGGTAATGATGGGGCGGGTCAGCGGGTCCCAGTTGGCCAAAATGGCACCAGCCTTGATGGTCTGGTCGGCCTTGACGGTCAACACCGCGCCGTACGGCACCTTGTGGCGCTCGCGCTCACGGCCATGCTCGTCATGGATGATGATTTCGCCAGAACGGGCAATCACCACCAATTCCTTCTTGCTATTGGTCACGTAACGCATGGTGGCGTTGAAGCCGATCACACCGTTGGACTTGGCTTCCACGCTGGAGGCGATGGCCGCACGCGACGCCGCACCACCGATGTGGAAGGTACGCATGGTCAGCTGGGTACCGGGTTCACCGATGGACTGCGCAGCGATCACACCGACTGCTTCACCGCCGTTGATCAGACCACCACGGCCCAGATCGCGGCCGTAACACTTGGCGCAGATACCAAAGCGGGTTTCGCAGGTCAGTGCAGTACGCACCTTGACCTCGTCCACACCTGCCACTTCCAGCTCGTCGATCAGGTCTTCGTCCAGCATGGCGCCGGCTTCAGCCAGCACAGCACGGTTTTCTGGGTGCAACACATCTTCAGCCGCAGTACGGCCCAAGATACGGTCACGCAGCGACTCGATCACTTCACCGCCTTCGACAATGGCACGCATCAGGTAACCACCGTGTGTACCGCAGTCCTGCTCGGTCACCACCAGATCCTGCGTCACGTCGACCAGACGGCGTGTCAGGTAACCGGAGTTCGCTGTCTTCAGCGCCGTATCGGCCAGACCCTTACGGGCACCGTGGGTGGAGATGAAGTACTCCAACACGTTCAGGCCTTCGCGGAAGTTCGCGGTAATCGGTGTCTCGATGATGGAGCCGTCAGGCTTAGCCATCAGACCCCGCATACCAGCAACCTGGCGAATCTGGGCTGCGGAACCGCGGGCACCAGAGTCGGCCATCATGTAGATGGAGTTGAAGGATTCCTGCTGGACCTGTTTGCCATGGCGGTCGGTGACCGTTTCCTTGGACAACTTGGCCATCATGACCTTGGACACTTCGTCACCCGACTTGCCCCAGATATCCACCACCTTGTTGTAACGCTCGCCAGAGGTCACCAGACCGGACACATACTGCTGTTCGATCTCTTTGACTTCCTTCTGCGCACGGGCAATGATGTCGTGCTTCTCTTGCGGCACCAGCATGTCATCGATACAAATCGAGATACCGGCCTTGGTTGCCAGACGGAAGCCGCTTTGCAGCAGTTTGTCGGCAAACACCACGGTCTCTTTCAATCCGCACTTGCGGAACGACACGTTGATCAGCTTGGAGATTTCCTTCTTCTTCAACGCCTTGTTGATGTTGGAGAAAGGCAGGCCCTTGGGCAAGATTTCGGACAGCAGTGCACGGCCAGCGGTGGTTTCCCACAGCTTGGTCGAGGGTACAAACTCGCCGGTTTCCTTGTCCTTGGTGTACTCGGTCAAACGCACATTGATCTTGGCGTTCAGCTCGACTTCACCCGCGTCAAAGGCGCGCTGCACTTCACCGGTGTCGGAGAAGATCAGGCCCTCGCCCTTGCCGTTGATGCGTTCGCGGGTTGTGTAGTACAGACCCAGCACCACGTCTTGCGACGGAACAATGGAAGGCTCGCCGTTGGCGGGGAACAACACGTTGTTGGAGGCCAGCATCAGCGTGCGGGCTTCCATTTGTGCTTCCACCGACAGGGGCACGTGAACGGCCATCTGGTCACCGTCGAAGTCGGCGTTGAAGGCCGCGCAAACGAGGGGGTGCAGTTGGATGGCCTTGCCTTCGATCAGGATGGGTTCAAAGGCCTGGATACCCAAACGGTGCAGCGTAGGCGCACGGTTCAGCATCACGGGGTGCTCTTTGATGACCTCTTCCAAGATATCCCACACGACGGGCGTGCCGGATTCGACTTCCTTCTTGGCCGCCTTGATGGTGGTCGCAATACCCATGGCTTCCAGGCGCGCGAAGATGAAGGGCTTGAAGAGTTCCAAGGCCATCAGCTTGGGCAGACCGCACTGGTGCAGCTTGAGTGTTGGGCCCACGGTAATCACGGAACGACCGGAGTAGTCGACGCGCTTGCCCAGCAAGTTCTGGCGGAAGCGACCGGATTTACCCTTGATCATGTCGGCCAAAGACTTCAGGGCGCGCTTATTGGCGCCTGTCATGGCCTTGCCGCGGCGACCGTTGTCCAGCAAGCTGTCCACGGCTTCCTGCAACATACGCTTCTCGTTGCGCGCAATGATTTCCGGCGCTTTCAGTTCCAGCAAACGGCGCAGACGGCTGTTGCGGTTGATGACGCGGCGGTACAGGTCGTTCAGGTCGGAGGTCGCAAAACGACCGCCGTCCAGTGGCACCAGCGGACGCAGGTCCGGTGGCAACACGGGCAACACGTCCAACACCATCCACTCGGGCTTGATGCCGGATTTCTTGAACGCTTCCAGAACCTTCAAACGCTTGGCGTTTTTCTTGATCTTGAGTTCGGAGCCGGTCAGGTCGTTGCGCAGCTTCTCGATCGAACCTTCGATGTCGATGCTTTGCAGCAGGTCCTTGATACCTTCCGCGCCCATCTTGGCCTGGAACTCGTCGCCGTATTCCTTGAACTTGGCGTCGAAGTCGTCTTCGGACATGATGCTGAACTTCTTCAGCGGGGTCATGCCGGGGTCGGTGACAACGTATGCTTCAAAGTACAACACGCGTTCGATGTCACGCAGTGTCATGTCCAGCACCAGGCCCAAACGGCTGGGCAGGGACTTCAGGAACCAGATGTGGGCGCAGGGCGCAGCCAGGTCGATGTGACCCATGCGTTCGCGGCGAACCTTGGTCTGCGTGACTTCAACGCCGCACTTCTCGCAGATTACACCGCGGTGTTTCAGACGCTTGTACTTGCCGCACAGGCATTCGTAGTCCTTGATGGGTCCGAAGATCTTGGCGCAGAACAGGCCGTCACGCTCGGGCTTGAACGTGCGGTAGTTGATGGTTTCAGGCTTGCGCACTTCACCAAAAGACCACGAACGGATCTTCTCGGGCGAGGCCATGCCGATTTTGATGGCACCGAAATGCTCATCGGGCGTGAACTGCTTGAACAGGTCGAGTAATGATTTCATGGGTTAAATCCTTTTCTTGTCCGCGATCAGCTACGCTCTAGTTCGATGTCGATGCCCAAGGAACGAATTTCCTTGACCAGCACATTGAACGACTCCGGCATGCCGGCTTCGATGGAGTGTTCGCCCTTGACGATGCTCTCGTACACCTTGGTACGGCCTTGCACGTCGTCGGACTTCACTGTCAGCATTTCCTGCAGGGTGTACGAGGCGCCATAGGCTTCCAGCGCCCACACCTCCATCTCACCGAAACGCTGTCCACCGAACTGGGCTTTACCACCCAAAGGCTGCTGCGTGACCAGCGAGTATGGTCCGGTCGAGCGGGCGTGCATCTTGTCGTCCACCAAGTGGTGCAACTTCAGGTAATGCATGTAGCCAACCGTGGTGGTGCGCTCGAAAGCATCGCCACTGCGGCCGTCATACAACTGGGCCTGTGTACGTGCGACGGTCAGGCCCTTGGCCTTGGCCACGTCATCGGGGAAGGCCAGTTGCAGCATGTCGCCAATTTCCGCTTCGGTCGCTCCGTCGAACACGGGAGATGCAAACGGCACGCCGTTGGTCAACTCTTGTGCCATGCTGCGGATTTCATCGTCGGACAACTGGCCGAGGTCTTCCTTGCGGCCCGTACCGTTGTAGATGCGTTCCAGGAAAGCGCGGATCTCGGCCGCTGCGGCTTCGCGCTGCAGCATGTCACCGATGCGATGGCCCAGACCCTTGCCGGCCCAGCCCAAGTGCACTTCCAGCACCTGGCCGATGTTCATACGCGAAGGCACGCCCAAGGGGTTCAGCACGATATCCACTGGGGTACCGTCGGCCATGTAAGGCATGTCTTCCACCGGGGTGATCTTGGAGACCACACCCTTGTTACCGTGGCGGCCGGCCATCTTGTCACCCGGCTGCAAGCGGCGCTTGACAGCGATGTAGACCTTGACCATCTTCAGCACGCCCGCGGGCAACTCGTCGCCCTGTGTCAGCTTCTTGCGCTTTTCTTCAAAAGCCAGGTCGAAGCTGTGGCGCGTCTGCTCCAGAGAGTTCTTGATGCTCTCCAGCTGTGTTGCCACTTCATCTTCTGCGGGACGAATGTCGAACCAGTGGAACTTCTCGACAGAAGCCAAATAGGCCTTGTCGATTTTGGTGCCCTTGGCCAGCTTCTGTGGTCCACCGTTGGCAACCTTGTTGGTCAACAACTTTTCGATGCGGTCAAAGGCGTCGGCCTCCACGATACGCAGCTGGTCGTTCAGATCCAGGCGGAAACGCTTCAGTTCGTCGTCGATGATCTGCTGGGCACGGCGGTCGCGGGTGATGCCTTCACGGGTGAAGACCTGCACGTCGATGACGGTGCCGGAACTGCCTTGGTCCACGCGCAGCGAAGTATCCTTCACGTCGCTGGCCTTCTCACCGAAGATGGCGCGCAGCAGTTTCTCTTCTGGCGTCAACGTGGTCTCGCCCTTGGGCGTAACCTTGCCAACCAGTGTGTCGCCGGGCAATACCTCGGCACCCACATAGATGATGCCGGACTCGTCCAGGCGGTTCAGCTGCTGTTCGCTCAGGTTGGGAATGTCGCGGGTAATTTCTTCCGCACCCAGCTTGGTGTCACGGGCCATCACCACGAGTTCTTCGATGTGGATCGAGGTGTAGCGGTCTTCTGCCACCACACGCTCGCTGATCAAAATCGAATCTTCGAAGTTGTAGCCGTTCCATGGCATGAAGGCCACCAGCATGTTCTGGCCGATGGCGATTTCGCCCAGATCGGTAGAAGCGCCGTCAGCAATCACATCACCCTTGGAGAGCTTGTCGCCCTTTTTGACGATGGGGCGCTGGTGGATGTTGGTGTTCTGGTTGGAACGCTGGTACTTGATCAGGTTGTAGATGTCCACACCCACTTCGCCGGCTTGTGCTTCGGCATCGTTCACGCGGATCACGACACGGGTTGCGTCCACGTAATCCACGATACCGCCGCGGGTTGCCACGACCACGGTACCGGAGTCAACCGCCGCCACGCGCTCAATGCCGGTGCCCACCATGGGCTTCTCGGGACGCAGCACAGGCACAGCCTGACGCGACATGTTGGCGCCCATCAACGCGCGGTTCGCATCGTCGTGCTCCAGGAACGGAACCAGCGAGGCGGCCACCGACACGATCTGCGCGGGAGACACGTCCATGTATTGCACGCGCTCGGCGCCCACCAAAATGGACTCGCCTTTTTCACGGGCAGACACCAGG from Rhodoferax sp. AJA081-3 includes these protein-coding regions:
- the rpoC gene encoding DNA-directed RNA polymerase subunit beta', translating into MKSLLDLFKQFTPDEHFGAIKIGMASPEKIRSWSFGEVRKPETINYRTFKPERDGLFCAKIFGPIKDYECLCGKYKRLKHRGVICEKCGVEVTQTKVRRERMGHIDLAAPCAHIWFLKSLPSRLGLVLDMTLRDIERVLYFEAYVVTDPGMTPLKKFSIMSEDDFDAKFKEYGDEFQAKMGAEGIKDLLQSIDIEGSIEKLRNDLTGSELKIKKNAKRLKVLEAFKKSGIKPEWMVLDVLPVLPPDLRPLVPLDGGRFATSDLNDLYRRVINRNSRLRRLLELKAPEIIARNEKRMLQEAVDSLLDNGRRGKAMTGANKRALKSLADMIKGKSGRFRQNLLGKRVDYSGRSVITVGPTLKLHQCGLPKLMALELFKPFIFARLEAMGIATTIKAAKKEVESGTPVVWDILEEVIKEHPVMLNRAPTLHRLGIQAFEPILIEGKAIQLHPLVCAAFNADFDGDQMAVHVPLSVEAQMEARTLMLASNNVLFPANGEPSIVPSQDVVLGLYYTTRERINGKGEGLIFSDTGEVQRAFDAGEVELNAKINVRLTEYTKDKETGEFVPSTKLWETTAGRALLSEILPKGLPFSNINKALKKKEISKLINVSFRKCGLKETVVFADKLLQSGFRLATKAGISICIDDMLVPQEKHDIIARAQKEVKEIEQQYVSGLVTSGERYNKVVDIWGKSGDEVSKVMMAKLSKETVTDRHGKQVQQESFNSIYMMADSGARGSAAQIRQVAGMRGLMAKPDGSIIETPITANFREGLNVLEYFISTHGARKGLADTALKTANSGYLTRRLVDVTQDLVVTEQDCGTHGGYLMRAIVEGGEVIESLRDRILGRTAAEDVLHPENRAVLAEAGAMLDEDLIDELEVAGVDEVKVRTALTCETRFGICAKCYGRDLGRGGLINGGEAVGVIAAQSIGEPGTQLTMRTFHIGGAASRAAIASSVEAKSNGVIGFNATMRYVTNSKKELVVIARSGEIIIHDEHGRERERHKVPYGAVLTVKADQTIKAGAILANWDPLTRPIITEFAGKAHFENVEEGLTVAKQVDEVTGLSTMVVIDPKRRGATKVVRPQVKLIDATGNEVKIPGTDHSVTIGFQIGSLIQVRDGQDVGPGEVLARIPVEGQKTRDITGGLPRVAELFEARTPKDKGTLAEITGTVSFGKETKGKIRLQITDPDGKVWEDLVPKEKNMLVHEGQVVNKGESVVDGPADPQDILRLLGSEELARYIVDEVQDVYRLQGVKINDKHIEVIVRQMLRRVVVENAGDSSYINGEQVERSEMLNTNDALRAEGKIPVTFTNLLLGITKASLSTDSFISAASFQETTRVLTEAAIMGKRDELRGLKENVIVGRLIPAGTGLAYHEARKVRENMDDAERRAIAEAEAAELAGDAEAVSEPLGSEGAAGE
- the rsmB gene encoding 16S rRNA (cytosine(967)-C(5))-methyltransferase RsmB; this translates as MNPKDEQIPLWRQLSATATVIQAVREGVSGTAALETVPAELRPGVQSLAFHVWRNMGRAQALRKLLAAKLPPPQADALLCVALALAWSDAQAPYDMFTLVNQTVEAAKRGAGTHAQANFLNACLRRFLRERDALVAQTDADPVAVWNHPGWWIKRLQKEQSSRWREVLAAANCHAPMTLRVNPRKATPNDYLAALQSAGIAVRANSGATIVLDQPVGVQRLPGFEQGWVSVQDTAAQMAVPLLLDGLPEQAHMRILDACAAPGGKTAHLLELSQAHVLALEIDAVRTRRITENLARLQLQAQVVTADASRPQDWWDGQPFDAILLDAPCTASGIVRRHPDVRWLRRETDIAQLAAIQKRMLQALWGLLRPGGSLLYCTCSLFLAEGDGQVQTFLTHNTDAVLLPSPGHLMPQNVAKADAVPDNGYRDHDGFYYALLQKQMA
- the rpoB gene encoding DNA-directed RNA polymerase subunit beta — translated: MAYTYTERKRIRKNFGNRDSVLEIPYLLQMQKDAYTAFLQADVAPKKRTAEGLQAAFEAAFPIVSHNGFVEMKYLEYSLAKPAFDVRECQTRGLTFASAVRAKVQLIIYDRESSTTQNKVVKEVKEQEVYMGEVPLMTGKGSFIINGTERVIVSQLHRSPGVFFEHDKGKTHSSGKLLFSARIIPYRGSWLDFEFDPKDLLYFRVDRRRKMPVTILLKAIGLTNESILANFFVNDNFRLMDSGAQMEFVAERLRGEVARFDITDKSGKVVVAKDKRVTARHTRELEQSATTHISVPEDFLIGRVVACNIVDGDTGEIVAKANEELTEALLKKLRLAGVQDLPCIYTNELDQGAYISQTLRTDETVDEFAARVAIYRMMRPGEPPTEDAVQALFQRLFYNPDTYDLSRVGRMKFNAKMGRSESTGPKVLTNEDILAVVKILVDLRNGRGEVDDIDHLGNRRVRCVGELAENQYRTGLARIEKAVKERLGQAEQEPLMPHDLINSKPISAALKEFFGASQLSQFMDQTNPLAEITHKRRVSALGPGGLTRERAGFEVRDVHVTHYGRVCPIETPEGPNIGLINSLALYARLNEYGFIETPYRRVVDSKVTNDIDYLSAIEEGKYVIAQANAALDKDGVLTGDLVSAREKGESILVGAERVQYMDVSPAQIVSVAASLVPFLEHDDANRALMGANMSRQAVPVLRPEKPMVGTGIERVAAVDSGTVVVATRGGIVDYVDATRVVIRVNDAEAQAGEVGVDIYNLIKYQRSNQNTNIHQRPIVKKGDKLSKGDVIADGASTDLGEIAIGQNMLVAFMPWNGYNFEDSILISERVVAEDRYTSIHIEELVVMARDTKLGAEEITRDIPNLSEQQLNRLDESGIIYVGAEVLPGDTLVGKVTPKGETTLTPEEKLLRAIFGEKASDVKDTSLRVDQGSSGTVIDVQVFTREGITRDRRAQQIIDDELKRFRLDLNDQLRIVEADAFDRIEKLLTNKVANGGPQKLAKGTKIDKAYLASVEKFHWFDIRPAEDEVATQLESIKNSLEQTRHSFDLAFEEKRKKLTQGDELPAGVLKMVKVYIAVKRRLQPGDKMAGRHGNKGVVSKITPVEDMPYMADGTPVDIVLNPLGVPSRMNIGQVLEVHLGWAGKGLGHRIGDMLQREAAAAEIRAFLERIYNGTGRKEDLGQLSDDEIRSMAQELTNGVPFASPVFDGATEAEIGDMLQLAFPDDVAKAKGLTVARTQAQLYDGRSGDAFERTTTVGYMHYLKLHHLVDDKMHARSTGPYSLVTQQPLGGKAQFGGQRFGEMEVWALEAYGASYTLQEMLTVKSDDVQGRTKVYESIVKGEHSIEAGMPESFNVLVKEIRSLGIDIELERS
- a CDS encoding LemA family protein, with translation MSGSLIVWIVLALLVFWGVGLYNRLMRIRARGLSALGSVEKHMRVVADLVRNDLAHGAAVHLHAPTGDKTPDDWAVLLAALQAFEDALKETGTNALRNDAPARLGQSFDAVQTAWHRLNEAPPDLAGPVVPATMRTQWDAVTQRVETARGGFNQILTQYNEALAQFPARLVAGAMGFKPGSKL